One genomic window of Salvia miltiorrhiza cultivar Shanhuang (shh) chromosome 4, IMPLAD_Smil_shh, whole genome shotgun sequence includes the following:
- the LOC131021155 gene encoding glycine-rich cell wall structural protein-like produces MVVGDGEGASMGTGVGASIGVGAGASMGAGVGASIGDGVGPSMGAGVGASMGAGVGASIGAGVGASMGAGVGASIGAGVGASMGAGVGASIGAGVGASMGAGVGASMGAGVGASIGAGVGASMGAGVGASMGAGVGASMGAGAGASIGDGVGASMGAGVGASIGAGVGASMGAGVGASIGGGVGASMGAGVGASIGGGGGASMGAGVGASIGGGGGASMGVGVGASMGDGGGGMTVGDGEGVSTTDGGGGEGDGGNEGGGRRGGGSGGGEPGGGGEGEGGGGGGGEGGGGGGDGGGGEGGGGGDDGGGGEGGGGGDGSGGRGGDGSGGDGDGTERGGGGGGDGSGGGGGGDGGGGRGGGGQRNGRGGRGGSIGWIIEGILTQNPGSGGRGKVALAEEASNANIANTIFHILCSMITCH; encoded by the coding sequence ATGGTTGTTGGTGACGGGGAAGGAGCTTCTATGGGTACCGGAGTAGGCGCTTCTATCGGTGTCGGGGCAGGCGCTTCCATGGGTGCCGGTGTAGGTGCTTCTATCGGTGATGGAGTAGGTCCTTCCATGGGTGCCGGTGTAGGCGCTTCCATGGGTGCCGGTGTAGGCGCTTCTATTGGTGCCGGTGTTGGCGCTTCCATGGGTGCCGGTGTAGGCGCTTCTATTGGTGCCGGTGTTGGCGCTTCCATGGGTGCCGGTGTAGGCGCTTCTATTGGTGCCGGTGTTGGCGCTTCCATGGGTGCCGGTGTTGGCGCTTCAATGGGTGCCGGTGTAGGCGCTTCTATTGGTGCCGGTGTAGGTGCTTCCATGGGTGCCGGTGTTGGCGCTTCCATGGGTGCCGGTGTAGGCGCTTCCATGGGTGCCGGTGCAGGTGCTTCCATCGGTGATGGAGTAGGCGCTTCAATGGGTGCCGGGGTTGGCGCTTCCATCGGAGCCGGAGTAGGCGCTTCCATGGGTGCCGGGGTTGGCGCTTCTATCGGAGGCGGAGTAGGCGCTTCCATGGGTGCCGGGGTTGGCGCTTCTATCGGAGGCGGAGGAGGCGCTTCCATGGGTGCCGGGGTTGGCGCTTCTATCGGAGGCGGAGGAGGCGCTTCCATGGGTGTCGGAGTAGGTGCTTCTATGGGTGATGGCGGAGGAGGAATGACTGTTGGTGACGGAGAAGGAGTTTCTACAACTGACGGTGGGGGAGGAGAAGGAGACGGGGGCAACGAAGGGGGAGGGAGAAGGGGAGGCGGCAGTGGTGGTGGGGAACCTGGAGGTGGGGGTGAAGGTGAAGGtggcggtggaggtggaggtgaaGGTGGCGGTGGAGGGGGCGATGGAGGCGGAGGTGAAGGTGGCGGTGGAGGGGACGATGGAGGCGGAGGTgaaggtggtggtggaggtgaCGGTAGTGGCGGCCGTGGAGGCGACGGTAGTGGAGGTGATGGTGATGGTACGGAacgtggaggtggaggtggaggtgacGGTAGTGGCGGTGGGGGCGGAGGTGATGGTGGTGGCGGTCGCGGTGGAGGTGGGCAAAGGAATggaagaggaggaagaggaggaagtATTGGCTGGATAATTGAAGGTATCTTAACACAAAATCCAGGTAGTGGAGGTAGAGGAAAAGTGGCATTGGCAGAAGAAGCAAGCAATGCGAATATTGCAAATACAATATTCCACATTTTGTGCTCCATGATTACTTGCCACTAA